Sequence from the Trachemys scripta elegans isolate TJP31775 chromosome 5, CAS_Tse_1.0, whole genome shotgun sequence genome:
GTCTGTGCAATGAAGACAGAAGTGAAATAGTGTATATCAGAATTAACAAAAAGACAGATGCAGGGAGCCTTCAGATAAAATTAGGAAAATGTCAGCAGCAGGTTATGTTATACTAGTGTTGAATTCTGAAGTGCGGttctaaacaaaaacagaacatagGTAGCTTTGAGCATTTAACTTGCTTTCTCATCCTATTAGTTGGAACTATAAAAACATTCTGAACAGACTCAATTTCTATGTATACTTTTAGAAATAATAAGATAAGACAAGACTTAACAGCTACAGTAGAACAGTTCTATAGTTTCATATTGAAACATTCTATAAGTAGTTTAACAGAAATTTTTAGCATTCTTGGGATATTATTAGTATCATGAAAGATGATCAACAGCTCTTGATGCCATTAAAAGTAACAAAGCCACTCACAGGAAAGAGTTCAAGAAAATTAGTTACTCGAACTTAAATTACAACTGAGCATCTTTCTTAGTGACAGTGTGGATCTGGAAGACAATTCCTGTGTTACTAATTATCTACTAAAGACAATGGAGCCACAAGTCCAGGAAAAAGCCAAcaaaaagagctttaaaaattgTACATGAGCAGATACTGCTGAAATGGAATTTAATGTACTTTTTCACCCACTAGCCTGTGGTATGTAGAGTGGCAGAAATTAGGCCAAATGCATCATGTTTGTTAGATTCTTTAAAAGTCCAGGAATATTGTGTATACTCCATTGGGCAAACTTATTGCAAGgaaagaaactgaatacaaaagTCTATTGCATTTACatgtaaaaacattttaaaataatgtatataaAAGCAGGTGCCTCTTATGGTttgaaaagctatttaaaaatattccttgAAAGTTAAAAAGCTTGTTATGGTTTTATCTGCTGTGTATGTAATGGTTTGTTCTTTAATAGTATAGTAAATCCATTACTAACCACTTCCTTTAATCCTCAAGCTAATAAGTGAAGAAAACCTGAGGCCCATAAGTTAAACAGTACTGTATAAAACATACTTCTAGCAAAAACATTGTGAAATTATTTCTGTCAACACAACCAAGAGAAAATTAAATAGCACACAGACAAGTAAACAGATTTGCAAATAAATGCCAGTAAACAGCTTAAAACAGAGATAAGGCCACAATGAAGTCTGCCCTTGGCCACTGAAATAGAGATGAGGCAGTATTTGTAACAATGTTAAAGGGAAGGTTACATAGTATAAAATGGCAAATAAGAAGGCCTGTGGTAGAATAcaagcacattttaaaaggacagtgGCACTGGTTTAACAACTAACTGAATATGTTTTACAACTGATTTCTTCCCTTAACCACATTGTCTTCAGTCTTCAAAGAATGCAAAACCAACATGTTCATCAAGCAGCTGAGGCAAACACATAGAACAGAGCATCAGAGAAGACAAACATATTGCAGAGAAGCCATGCTTTAAAATGGTGCTGGTGCTGAAATTGGAAACTTGTAAAGTGGTCAATAGAAATATATTCAAATAGTCAATGGGTAAGCCTGCAGGCCATGCTCTGTAGTAAACTACAGGTTCACATGTACACAGTAGTTGTGGCTCTTGTTTCATGGGATGGTAAAGGTTGAGCAATTCATAGAGCTTATATTCTTGTCCTTGAAGGGTAAGGTTACACTACATCCTATAAGCCTATCCCTGGTTCTGAGATTGCAAATGAACCACTGggatatattttcaaatatagttgAAGCGATCAATTACATAGAGAGGGATAAAAAAAGGCAAGTTCAGAATGAGAGTAACACAAATCAACTGAGTCAAACTGAGCCTTAAATTTATGGTGGAGAGAAGGCTTGAACATTGCACTAATTGTTCGCAGGGAAAGAGAAAACCCCCTGGAAACAGAGATGGGAGTTGACTTCATTACAGTGCTTTTGTAATCTTATAATTGCCCATTTCTAAGtactaaaatttatttttaactattatgGTATGATCACTTCACAATGAAAGCACATCTCAATACAAGGATTACACCAACATTTGGCCTAATTTACTGAACAGTAGGAAAAAACCCCATGCTTTTTGTGATTTCTCTCATTGTATAATGATGGGCATCACCTACCAATCCCATTTGTAGCAAATACTTCTCATGATATCTTAGTCACATGCCAACAAGACAGAAGACATGCTGCcaaatgaagtcattgggaacaTTCcacttttgaaataaaatgtttaagttACACTTCATACAAATTATGTACAAGATTAGAAAAAACCTGAATGGATCCTGAAACACTTTATGATACATTTCTGACTTTTAGGAGGAAAGGGGGCAAAAACCACCCTTCAAAACATCAACGTATTCCTGTGACATGACCAATCATAAACATGACTGTTTGAGATGTCACATATTTTAAACTCATGTAATGTTAGACCCTCATGAATTATCactataaatacatatttttaaaaaaggaaaacatagaAATAACTATTAACAATGACTGAAAACAGAGCACTAACGTTAACATACATTGCATGTATTGCAGGCAAGGCAgaggcattttattttaaagcttttgcACAGACTTCatataatcttaaaaaaaaatatgctggCCTTTACAAGGTTCTActtgctgaaataaaaacaatttcagtTCATAAAAAGTCATAagacttcagtttaaaaaaaggaacagtTCCAGCCACagaccaaaaatatatatattttttaaaactggaagaGTATGGTAATTAGATTATACAAGCATGGTCAGGCTTGGAACCTGAATATACTTCAGAGCAAAagctcagaggaaaaaaaatagaaactattTGGTAACAAAAGTGTACTATATGTTGTGATACAAAAAAGGTATGGTGAAAATGTACCTTTTATACTAAAGCTTATACAAGTTCCTTGGTCCGTAAAAATTATGTCACGTTCATGTTTTCTAGTTTGCTTAACTTGTATCCCAGCCACATTTCAATTtcttgcccatttaaaaaaaaaaacagctgaaaaatagattttaataaagtttatacattttggatttttttttattgtggcttCTATTTTTAAGATCAGCACTTGCAGGTAACAAGGTTCAAATAATATCACTTAGAATGGAAAGGTGTTTTCCCATGAAACCACAAAATTGTTCAGTTGTCTTGTCTGTAGCACTTGAAAGTCTGTTAAAGTCCAAGCAAACACTGTAGTTAGGAAACTACTGTTGCTGTAGATGATGTGACATTGGTTGGATTTGTGCTGACATTTGTGTAACTTCCCTCGCTGTTTGTATTTGTTTCACTGGAAGCCATGAGGCTTGAGTTGGCTCTGAGAATTGCTCCCGCAGCACTGCAGTGTGGTCGTGGGCCTGGCTCCGGTGTATATGTAAAGGTAAGGCTAGTGGAGTAGATTATGCCATCATTACGGACCAAAGTTACTGGAACCTGGACTGGCTGACGGACCCACCTCCAACCCTCTCGGAATGCAGAAATGTCTGGAACAACACACAGCATACTTTCTGCACATCTGACAAGAGAAATGATACACGTTAGCTACCAAGCAGGTATTCAGTAAAAAAAGGTAGTAACTCAGAAAACGAAGAGATAtgtaacaaacaacaaaaatcaatttACACTTGCCAGAACTTCAACACCAACTGTAAACAGAACTCCACCCACCAAAAAAAGAAGTAGAAAATAATATTGCACCTGTACATGGTTTCAGCTTCCACGTCCCCAAACCAGACACGTAAATTTGGAGTGAAATTCTGACCTGTAAGTTCCAGCATTGCTACATCTCCACCACCATTTAACTAGAGAGAAAATAAACCAGACATACAAAATCAGAAGGAATTACTCTTGTAGTACATATGAGTACCATAAATATTGGTTTATTACTTCTTTTCTAATTGATAAAAGCAGCAAACAAATTCAACTCAATAAAAGACATCACATGATAGATAGCTCCCAATGGTTTGGTGTTCTGAAGTGAATGGCAATGCTTGAAGAAAGACCATTTATTTCACAAAATATAAATAGCCAGCAAGCAGGCATCTATGAGTAAAGAGCCTGCACTGTCTTCACCATTTGGTAGTTCACCAAAGCCCAAGTAGTAAGAACTTCAGGACACAGGATATGACCTTTTGTATAGCCAACCTTTTGAGTCCTCTTTCAAACAGAATGAGGGTTGTTGTTAACAAGGAAGGGTTTGGTCATAGTGTGTTAATTGGTAATTAGTTGTTATTGATAAGGAGTCAATATAAatttctaaataaacaaaaataaagatctTCGAGGATTTATTACAGAGGGCAATTTTAAGAAGTTCAACAATTCTTAAGAAATACACAAACTCCATGTTCTCTTTATCGAGCATGTGTTCTTGTCTTGTATAACAGTTGAAAAATGTAGCTAAAATTTTATGGAAATATAAACAGTATTTTTCCTTAAGTTAGCAAAACACTCTCTTGTGGATGCAGATATATAATGTAGGACTAGTTCAGAATTGTTCTGCTTAAGAGAGTTTGTAAGACGCTTTCTAAGTGTGAGAACGCAGTCTATTGatcagagagggagagactggGAATCAGAATTCTTTGCTTTtactcccaactctgccactgactcacgagtgaccttgggcaaatcattaaAGTTCTCTTtgactcagtttacccatctataaaactGGTTACATAATACTTACCTACAGCATCTCACAGGAGTACTAGGAAGTTTAATTAAAGACTATGAAGTATTTAAAGATGCTCAGATGAGAAGCCCTATAGTAAGTGCAAAGTTTATTAACAAGAACAGAAAAAGTAAACAACTGACTTACTTGAAGACTTTCTACAACAGGCACAGGTGTTACTGGAGCATGGACTGGTCCCATCCCCTCATAAAATGTATATTCTGCCTTATCTGTACTAATGATTGTCCAAGAAGCTCCATCATTAATCATCTCTTTATTTGGTTCTTTTGGGCATGGAGTGGCCTTTAAGAAAGAATGGTTAGAAGTTTGATCTGTATATTGGTTTGATATTCACACCAGAATAACGAGTAATTAGAATTGGTAAGAGGAAGTGGGTCACAATGTCTCATTTCAAAGTTATGCAACTTAGTTTCCCTGTGGCTCTTCCTATAACAGAATGTAGTCAAGGAACAACCCCTTGTACAATGCGGAATGGATTGAAATTTGCAACACATCCTCCTGTGCTAAAATAGTCATCAAGAGCCTTACAAGGCATACAAGAcacaaaataaacaacaacaatattCAGACAGAAAGATGGGTTCTAAATATGGGAAATGTGAACAGGTCCAGGAGGAACACCCTTCACTATTTTTAATGATTGAATAGGAaggaaaatcttgatttttttcccctcttatgaCATGGGGTCATGGTATGGAAAAGATTGATAACCACTGCACTAGAACAAGGACAATTACTGAATGAAATACAGAGCTGAAAAATGTCAGTTCATATGCTTAAGTGTTCTGTGTTAATGCTTTGTTAATTTGTGTGCGTGAGTGGGCGGggggaggtggctgcattgcagtgtCAGGTTCAATGCAAGGCATCCAAAAGATGTGACAAAAGGAGAAATTTTACTAATCTGTAAATTTACTTTATTTGATCCACTTTAGAGCCTTGGGTTATAGTTCCTCCCAAccaacagatggagacagaacATTAAAACTTTTGATATCACACCCGTGACATACAAGATTTGACAGTTTGTCAACCTCCTCTTGAATTCATTGAAAGAAGTACCAGACAAAAAATTGGATTGATGTTATTCAATAACCATTAACAAACAAGTTCAGTAAGTAGAAGAAGCAATCTTAACATGGGATTGACTCAGTAATGGCATTAAACCTCTCAGTAATGAGGTAGACGGCCAAacaagggaggtgggggctgaacTGATCTAGAAGATTCCAAAAAGATAATAAAATTTCCCCTTCTATGATCTTCTGTACCAGTCCAGGAGCTTTCCAAAGCAGTTCATCATTTTAGTATGGATGGGACTATCATTAAACTACTAGTGCCAGCAACAACCTTGTAACAAAGGCTGTGAATGCAATCTTATTCTCCAATGTTTTCACAAAGATGTGTGCAGAAGCCCTGAGGCAGCCTTGCAAATCTCTATTAAAGAGGCTTTGgctctttcatagaatcacagaatatcagggttagaagagacctcaggaggtcatctagtccaaccccctgctcaaagcaggaccaatccccaactaaatcattccagccagggctttgtcaagcctcatcttaaaaacctttaaggaaggagattccacctttCTGCCCATGAAGATTCTACTGACCAGATAAAGAGAGCTTTAAAAGattctagtgttttttttttcctgctgcaaCATAAAGACACTCCGACCAATTCCCTAATCCATCATCTGATAAGGAATTCAGAGGTACATGATGACCTTTACATTTTGGTGTGGGACGAAACACTTTTATTACTGCTTAAATTTTGTTATTCTTTCTATTGAGTCTAGAGAGCCCAGCCAATGTAGCCTTCCCTCTTTATGATTCTAGGGCCAAATGTGGTAGAGTGATTTCCCAATTCAGGTGAAAGACTGATGATGTCTTGAGCCTGAATTCAGGCAGAGTTGTCAGCATGACCACACCCAGGTGAAAAATCATATGACTGCTTGCAGAAAAGGCCTAGAACTCCCCAACTCCTCTTGCTCCTATTATTATTAAAGTTAGCGCTCAGAGTCTTAACcagatcagaaccccattgtgtgAGGCATGATATAACCATGCTTTTATCAAGAACAGGACTTAAGAACAGAAGTCTCATCAAAATACTTCTCAGAAGGTTCAAAATGGTTAGTTAGCACTAGTTTCAAGTCTTAGCTAAGAACCATGAGGCTAACTACAAATCTCACTTTATCTGCTGCCTTCAAGAACCTAGAAATATTGGTCAGTCCCAGGTATAGTAGTAGCTCCTCGGCTTTCTTCCCTGGGATTCTGTGTCCAGTCCTTGCATCTTCAGCCTGACTGCTCAAAACCTGAAGGGCCTACCCGTGATGTTTGTTACTTCTTCTCTGGTTCAAGCCTATCTTTTTACTGTGATTCTGCCTCCCTTTTCCTGAattataggtagggccctatcaaattcatggctatgaaaaacacatcatggactgtgaaatctggtctccccccttGAAATCTGGTGTTTTGTATGAttttaccctacactatacagatttcacaggggagaccagcatttctcaaattggaggtcctgacccaaaagggagtcacagaagggtcacaagattattttagggggatcGCTTACTTCTGCAtggccttcagagttgggcagcctGAGAGTGATGgttgttggctgggcacccaactcggaaggcagtgccccaccagccGCAGCCAGAAGTACCATACCATGTCACCCTTATTTCTGTGTGCTGCCATCAGTGCTGCTGCCATCAGCTGCTGCTGAcccggagcccagctctgaaggcagcgccaccaccagcagaagcacagaagtaaggatagcagtactgcaacccctccccgcaactccttttttgggtcaggacccctacaattaccacactatgacatttcagatttaaatagctgaaatcatgacatttacaatttttaaaatcctatgaccatgaaattgacccaaactgatcatgaatttggtagggccctaattataggTATTAGTCGTGCTGTATTTGTTACTGTTGGACTGTAATGCTAGAACtcgtagggcagtggttctcaaactgtgggttgggaccccaaagtaggttgtgaccccattttaaaatggggtccccagggctggcttagatttgTTGGAGCCTGgagcccaagcccaagggcttcagctctgggcagtaggactcaggttacaggccccctgcctggggctgaagcccttgggcttcggctttggcctcTCAGCCAAATAAAAGGCCTCTGCCTTGCCTGCAATACATGCAATGTATGTTAACGTTAGAGAGGACAGAGAGCCTTTAATGCCATGCTTAGGGTCCGCGGATTGTCAGTCTTCTTTCTGAAATAGGGGTGGATGGTCAGCAGCTGCAGGGTCCTATTAGATTAGGAAAATTCCCTGGAAGAAGTTCTAGCCAACAGTTCCTGCAGCTCCAGAGTATGTGCCATCCTCATTAAGAGCATTGGCAGGTCCTGCTTAAATATGCAAAGTTCACCCTTCTCTTGCGCTTAGGGATCCAGACTGATCTGCTAATTTTCCATAGTCTCCTTTCCtttgtcctctctctctttctcctcctggcTATCTTCACTCTGCCGCTAGTTGCCCTCTTCCACAGGTGGGATCTTATATGCTGGCTGGTGTTTGGATAGGCTGATGTCCACTGATGGGTATTCAAAAGCACATGCTCGGTGATTTCCCCTCTGTAATGGGCAGGTAGAAGGAGCTAAGATGTTCCCTTCATCTCTGCTTGTTCTTAAACTATAGAAGGTAGAGTTCCAAAGATTCCATAGAATCTGGGTTGTAGTTCTGGAATAAGCAGCCTGGTATGCACGCTTGATTGTGTAGGAAGAAGCAGGTGAAGATGAGACTCTGCCTCTAGCAATAAATGTAGAAGCTTCTTTTCCACAGAGCCTTTGTCCGCAAGAAGATAGTGTGCTGTTCCACAAATAATCTAGAAAAGGGGGTggacagtgaagtggcaaagtttgcagatgatataaaattgtTCAAGATAGTAAAGCCCggagcagactgcaaagagtaaCAGAGAGATCTCATTAAATTGGGTGACTGAACAACAAAATGCCAGATGAAGTTCAACCCTGATAAGTgcaaaaaataaacccaactatCCActtacaatgatggggtctaaattagcttttaccacctAGGAAAGAGATCTGAGAGACACTGTAGATAGTGCTAGGAAAACTTCCACTCAATGCACTGCAGCAGTCAAAAGGTCTGACAGTATGTTAAGAACTATTAGacaagggatagaaaataagagaaAGGATCATAGTACCACTATATAAAGACATGGTGGGCCCACGCCATgaatactgcgtccagttctggtcacaTTTCAGAAGGGATAGAGGGagctggaaaaggttcagagaaaggcaacaaagatgatcaagggaaaggaatggcttccatatgaggagagactaaaaagattagggctgttcagatTAGAAAAGAGATGCCTAAGGGCGgcggggatctgatagaggtctgcaaaatcatgaatagtgtggagaaagaaaACAGATAAGTGTTATTGACCCTTTTAGATagtacaaaaaccaggggtcacttaatgaaattaatagacagcaggtttaatacaaactaGTGAATGTACTTTTTCACATACCTAACACCTGCAGAACTCATTGCCATCATATGTTGTGATGGCcacaagtataactgggttcaaataagaactggataagttcatggaggatagatccaccaatggccattagccaagatgggcaggaacACAACCCCATACCTCTGACTATCAGAAGTTGGGAGTGAAAGACAAGGGAGGAACACTccataactgccctgttctgtacatcccccctgaagctctggtacaggccactgtcaaagacaggatactgggcaagatggaccatggtctgacccagtatgacagcctttatgttcttatgaaaatgGGAAGAGGCCCATGTGCAGCCTGAGCTGGATTTAatcagtggggaggggaagcagatggCAGCCTTTCCTTTGTTCTCCCCCCTCCATTCTTCAGGGAGAAATTAGAAGAGTTGATGGTTTTGTTCTTTAATCTTGTTCCTACCCCTGCGAAGAGCTGGCTCTGATCTGACTGGGCTTGATGAGTGCTGCAAGAATAGTTACAGTGGTAGAGTACCTCTGAGTCCCCACAAGCATTTTTCAGGGAGGCTGAATGTACAGCACTCTAAAGCAACTTCCAGAGCAGCAGGACCTGCTTTTTCTCTCGACTCCCCAGGCTGCTCTGCGAGGGGAGTTACAATCAGGTAGCTGATTCTCAGAGCTGCTGGTGCTTAAGCATTCCTGGTGTTTCTTGGCTTTCTGTTCCCTGATGGAGGATGTGTTTTCCTAATGGATAAGATCTGAGGTTACAACTGTTCCTGCCTAGCGGACACATTTTAAGGTTGAGCCATAGTTCGTGCTGGGGATGCTTCCAGACACTCGAGGGGGCTTCTCCCAGCTACTTTAGGTTCTTTCCTGGGACCACTGtctctcttcagggcaaggatcgAGCCTTCACTGAGGCAAAGCAAGGACTGAATCTTCTTGCTCCCTCCTTATACTGGAAGGAAGTTTTTGTCCAAGGCATGGTAGAGGCACGCCTTGGCTCGTCCTTTACTCCTATCTTCCTTATCCTGGGGAGGAGCCCTGGATCCTGTCTTGCCCAAATAGGGCAAACCCATGAAATAGAGGGCTCTATATGGTGACCCCTACTTTGACCAAGCTCCACAGAGGGACACTTTTTTCTGCTCATCACCTCTGAGTTTGGGCTCAGGTCCAGAAATGTTCAGCTGAGTTAAAATTTGGCCCCAATCTTGTTCCCTTGAAGGGGACAGCCACACTAAACGCCTGCTAAGAGTGGTCCACCATATCGGAAGAGATTGAGGGATCATGTCAGTGTGTCATTTGTGCTGCCTGATCAGCTGCACACATGGTATGTAACCAGGCTCCTGTTAGGCCTCCAATGTCTGCTTTTTCACTCGTGGTGCAGAAGCTTGCTAGGAATAATTTTCTCCACCTACTGGAGAAATGAATAATTGAAGACAGAGATGGTAGACACCTATATGTGAGAGTATGACATAATCTATAGTCTTAATGTTCTGTTTCCATTTGTTGACCGGGAGGAACGAAAGCTCAAGAGTCTAGTCTGATACAGAAGactggagaaagaaaagaaaatttaacAGATTGGGAAGAGTAAAGTTTGGTACTTCCTACAgcagtttcttttaaaaacagactGCTGAGGCCAAAAATGTTGTTCCCAGATATTTTTGAAACAAACTTGATGATTACATTTCTCATTTAATACAATCTGTTTAAATAACTCACTTGAAACTGGATTATTCTCTCCTGGGAAAGGCACAAGTACATTCTTTCAGTATCTTTAAGGTAGAATGCACATTTATGGAGCTGCGATACTGGATCATCTGCATCCAGTAACGCTGTCTGTTTATCCACTTTTCGAATGATCTATGGTAAAAAATGCACAAAGAAATACACTTAGAACAATGGAATCTATGTTTTATTTACATCAGAGATTATACATTTACTTCTGGCAATTTACATGAATGGTATGGTAACAAGAGAcattttaacacacacatttgcaagtttaaaattaaacatttgattAAAAACTCCCTGCAATTTCTAAAACAAGGATAGATATGAAGGCTTCTCTACTTTTCAGAGTCCTAAGTGAGTGCGTGCTGCATGCatatatttcaacttttttgctagaagagaggaaaaaaggatCAGAAACCAGCAAaatctgatttcttttgtttggtCTCCTGATGCAAAAGAGCAGCTGGTCAAGTATCAATTCACAATTTTACAGAGGCAAATGCCTCCAGGTTTGACAACTCATATAGCCAACTGCAGCATAATGGGTCACTTACTGAATTTAAACCTTTAAAAACAGGGATTTATGGTAAATGTATTAACACATCCTTATCTATAGTTTTGCAAATGCAACACTATAATAGTGTATCTCTTGACAGCTAGCCATGATGAATATTAGTTAAGACATGACTGTACAGTACACCTGTAAAGGATAGCTGTTTCCTACATTTGACAATCCAGCATAAAAATACTTAGTGTTGTAATTCTAAAGAGTTAtagtatttgatttttaaaaattaaaaaaaaaaaaaagatataattaTTCCCTTACAGACGATGGAAATCTGAAGCTTGGAATTTTAACTCAACTTCTAGAAAAAAAGTTTAGTACTTCATTTTATGCAAcatcagcagaagcagcagccatAGTGCTTGAAGATTTCTAAGCCACGAATCAGAAAGCCAACCATGTCCTCTGGGATTTCTAACGATGATAAATGGAATTATTAGCAACATTATTTTCAaggtttacatttttctttagaaattttatgaaaaaaatgtagTTTCTCGCCTAAAATCCTACAGccaatataataaaattaaaggtgacctgcaaacatattttataaaaacagTTGTAAGGGTGTATCCTGAATGTTCCCAACTGCAagggtaaaaaataaaatgtcatgcTAAATGCAAATTTACTTCCCCTTCCCCGTTAGAGGTCTCTGGAATTGCAGATGATGGCGCCTTTCCAACTGGTGCCTGGCCCAGCAATCACGCTACTGATGATGTCATAACTCAATATGGAACCCATTAGGGTCAAAGGGAATCTTTCCCTGATTTCTATGTATACTGGATCAAATCCCTAGAAACTCGGTAAATGATGGAATTTTCTATTAATTGATACAACAGCTTAACAAAGTggggttttattattttataccaTTTCAGtagataaaataaacaaaagttttGCCCTCAGCAGACCATTTCCATCCTCCAACTGAATTTGGTTGTAGAGAGAAATTCTCAACATAGTCATGCTGGGATATCTTATAGGGCAGGAATTAAATCTGTCAGAGTTTTATGCTGTCACCATCATCGTATCTGAGTAGATTACAGATAGAAGAGACTGGTAATAGTGAAGTCTCTAATAGGCTAATGATTAATGGTTTTAGGACACTTAAATAAAGGGAAGGTTTATAATCAGTTAGGTACTAATGCCTGCCAGGCTGGCTATTTGGGGGCATTCAGTGCACATATATCTATAATTAGCCTGTTAAAAAAGTCCTAAATAGTTACAATACCTTTCTCAATCACTGAGGCAGAATTGATTACTATCATGTAAGCTTACAGAACCAAAACacaattttccttttgtttatagGCACAAAGTAATGATGATGTGCAATTTTTTATTATATGCATTTTTATTGTTATATATACTTAAATAAGTTCAGTGCCAGTAATCATCCAAAATTACTTTGTATAGTATACTGATATTCTACATGCCTGTAAGAGGGCACATAAGTATACAGAACGATTTTAGATCCGATTCTAGCAAAGCTTTAAGCACAACAGAAGTGCCACTGGATTGAATGAGACTACTCGCATGCTTGAAATTAATCACAAGCTTACGTGCTTTAATACCCTGGTGCCTTTGTTGTCACTGCTAAGCTCGATCTATCTTTTTGAAAAGCTCACGGGGTAACCTACATTTAGCATTTTGATTGATCTGTGAATCATGCCTTCTGTTTAGTTTATACTTACACACCTTATCCTTAACTAAAAGAATAATTCTACagcaaaacagaaataaagataaaatatcattaaaatgaatagcatttttaaagtttttaaaagtcaaagcCA
This genomic interval carries:
- the RBPJ gene encoding recombining binding protein suppressor of hairless isoform X5 translates to MRNYLKERGDQTVLILHAKVAQKSYGNEKRFFCPPPCVYLMGSGWKKKKEQMERDGCSEQESQPCAFIGIGNSDQEMQQLNLEGKNYCTAKTLYISDSDKRKHFMLSVKMFYGNSDDIGVFLSKRIKVISKPSKKKQSLKNADLCIASGTKVALFNRLRSQTVSTRYLHVEGGNFHASSQQWGAFYIHLLDDDESEGEEFTVRDGYIHYGQTVKLVCSVTGMALPRLIIRKVDKQTALLDADDPVSQLHKCAFYLKDTERMYLCLSQERIIQFQATPCPKEPNKEMINDGASWTIISTDKAEYTFYEGMGPVHAPVTPVPVVESLQLNGGGDVAMLELTGQNFTPNLRVWFGDVEAETMYRCAESMLCVVPDISAFREGWRWVRQPVQVPVTLVRNDGIIYSTSLTFTYTPEPGPRPHCSAAGAILRANSSLMASSETNTNSEGSYTNVSTNPTNVTSSTATVVS